In Nitrospira sp., a single genomic region encodes these proteins:
- a CDS encoding HEAT repeat domain-containing protein has product MTETVNRIWAATALVIAMGAGATVDHPAVLAAVPSDLQRSYDRREYQKVLDEIAKLDGPSSATSDIRRLKVRSLLKLSNPKEALEEYDRLERSTNQDEIPLLRDVALGFITVMLKDMREQMRGAAFTALKEVDSEEVIPYFEDGLSDGSGPVRMLAVEGLSRTEAGRSSQKLRRALDDQAGLVKARVVKALGHSTDPSVVPLLETASKDELPTVRIAAFGALLRHGRKDAWDSLRRASDAVNPEDRAEAIRVMADAKDPRAVPIMVESLTYKQPSVRGAAARGLGHLGRREAREDIQRLLRDPVSAVREAAASALADLADKASVPALNQALQDGAFSVRAAAAAALLQLGQPFENVAPTVRGLVQQSDTGARAAAAHALGKATKPNAAGALSYLESLAADPLPGPKIVAMRSLGRLSDPSMLPLMKEALRDQNEAVRTTAGGAILRLLQGSRAPKGGFQPVGGN; this is encoded by the coding sequence ATGACCGAAACGGTGAATCGGATATGGGCGGCGACCGCTCTCGTGATCGCGATGGGGGCGGGGGCAACGGTGGATCACCCTGCGGTTCTCGCCGCTGTCCCGAGTGATCTCCAACGATCGTACGACAGGCGGGAATACCAGAAAGTGCTGGATGAGATCGCCAAGTTGGACGGCCCATCATCCGCGACGTCCGACATTCGCCGGCTCAAAGTTCGATCGCTGCTGAAACTGAGCAATCCCAAGGAAGCGTTGGAGGAGTATGACCGGCTGGAGCGGTCCACGAACCAGGATGAGATTCCTCTCCTTCGGGATGTCGCCTTGGGGTTCATTACCGTGATGTTGAAGGACATGCGAGAGCAGATGCGCGGGGCCGCATTTACAGCGTTGAAGGAGGTCGACTCGGAGGAGGTCATTCCGTACTTTGAGGACGGGCTCAGTGACGGGTCGGGGCCCGTGCGCATGCTGGCCGTGGAAGGATTGAGCCGGACCGAAGCCGGGCGGAGTTCGCAGAAATTGCGGAGGGCACTTGACGATCAGGCCGGGCTCGTCAAGGCCCGTGTGGTGAAGGCTCTCGGGCACAGCACAGATCCGTCGGTGGTTCCGCTGCTGGAAACGGCTTCGAAGGACGAGTTGCCCACCGTCAGGATTGCGGCATTCGGAGCTCTCCTGCGGCACGGGCGCAAGGACGCGTGGGACTCCTTGCGCCGAGCGTCGGACGCCGTCAATCCGGAAGATCGGGCAGAAGCGATCCGGGTGATGGCCGATGCGAAAGATCCCCGCGCGGTGCCGATCATGGTGGAGTCCCTGACCTACAAGCAGCCGTCTGTCCGGGGTGCGGCGGCCAGGGGGCTTGGGCACCTGGGACGGCGAGAGGCGCGCGAAGATATTCAACGACTCCTGCGTGATCCAGTATCAGCCGTCCGCGAGGCGGCGGCATCCGCGCTGGCTGATCTGGCTGACAAGGCTTCGGTGCCGGCTCTCAATCAGGCGCTCCAGGACGGGGCATTTTCCGTGCGCGCCGCGGCCGCCGCCGCCCTGCTTCAACTCGGCCAACCATTTGAGAATGTGGCGCCGACAGTGAGGGGGCTGGTTCAGCAAAGCGACACAGGCGCGAGGGCTGCGGCTGCCCATGCCTTGGGTAAGGCGACGAAACCCAATGCTGCCGGGGCGTTATCGTATCTTGAGAGTTTGGCGGCGGATCCGCTGCCGGGGCCAAAAATTGTGGCCATGCGATCGCTGGGACGCCTCAGCGACCCTTCGATGCTTCCTCTCATGAAGGAGGCCTTGCGGGACCAGAACGAAGCGGTTCGAACGACCGCCGGAGGAGCCATCCTCCGATTGCTACAAGGTTCGCGGGCCCCGAAGGGTGGTTTTCAGCCGGTTGGCGGCAATTGA
- a CDS encoding methyltransferase, which yields MSRELSLAEIFQLGYYWETKILLTAVRLDLFTALDGKKKTGSEIAARIEAHEPTLSLLLNALVAMRLLTKEGELYGNSYVTSKHLVRHSPDFVGHLLLLHDAEWENWGKLEQTIRTGQRSVDRHLFETDPELGGNVLAVLHRIGSQSGPDFAKRLKLTGAIRLLDLGGGAGTNAIAFCRVYPDVSATVFDLPATLRLTEKTIKEAGLESRIALRAGNFNSDDFGGPYDVVLMSDILHYQSFETNEALVSKVLRHLAPGGRLIIKDRFLNETGTGPAWTTAFAVHILINTQQGGCYRVADAIDWMTRAGFVSATELERTAVVLGTKGHG from the coding sequence GTGTCACGAGAACTCTCGCTCGCGGAAATCTTTCAACTCGGCTACTACTGGGAGACCAAGATTCTGCTCACGGCGGTTCGCCTCGACCTTTTTACCGCGTTGGACGGTAAGAAAAAAACGGGCAGTGAGATTGCTGCCCGCATCGAAGCCCACGAACCCACGCTCTCGCTCTTGCTGAACGCCCTGGTAGCCATGAGATTGCTGACCAAGGAGGGGGAACTTTACGGCAATTCTTACGTCACCTCAAAACACCTTGTTCGGCATTCGCCCGACTTTGTCGGGCATCTGCTGCTCCTCCATGATGCCGAATGGGAGAATTGGGGAAAGCTCGAACAGACGATCCGGACCGGACAGCGTTCCGTCGACCGACACCTGTTCGAAACCGATCCGGAACTCGGCGGCAACGTGCTGGCCGTGCTCCATCGAATCGGCAGCCAAAGTGGGCCTGACTTTGCCAAGCGCTTGAAGTTGACGGGTGCGATTCGCCTGCTTGATTTGGGAGGAGGAGCGGGGACCAATGCCATCGCATTCTGTCGTGTGTACCCGGACGTGTCCGCCACCGTCTTCGATTTGCCGGCGACGTTGCGCCTGACGGAAAAAACCATCAAAGAGGCGGGTCTCGAATCGAGGATTGCGTTGCGCGCGGGCAATTTCAATTCGGACGACTTCGGCGGGCCGTATGATGTCGTCCTGATGTCCGACATTCTCCACTATCAATCGTTCGAGACGAATGAGGCCTTGGTGAGCAAGGTCCTCCGGCATTTGGCACCGGGCGGGCGTCTGATCATCAAAGATCGCTTCCTCAACGAGACGGGAACGGGACCGGCTTGGACTACCGCCTTCGCGGTGCATATTCTCATCAATACCCAGCAGGGCGGCTGCTATAGAGTTGCCGATGCCATCGATTGGATGACCCGCGCCGGGTTTGTCTCCGCGACGGAGTTGGAGCGGACTGCCGTCGTGCTGGGTACGAAAGGTCACGGGTAG
- a CDS encoding DUF420 domain-containing protein — protein sequence MDWLKDPGFLGTHATIGADLSQLMATLFTGLFVIGWFQAKKRQADAHHWLMLGGMVAMLSFFIAYYLFRQLGVLAVEGKEGFGGSQALYDHVFIPVLVVHIILVIIGLVMAIYMIILGFRTQMFAGNRRQLSESPLVTTWKRIGTIMGATTILVLLAFGLRGATAGFSMRKLEVYLGFLILVALVLGIETTIQRIWPNGARRHRALGRFTMIIYCILFMTGSFTYTMLYILYPGKIG from the coding sequence ATGGATTGGTTGAAAGATCCCGGTTTTCTCGGCACTCACGCTACCATCGGGGCGGACTTGAGCCAACTCATGGCGACCCTGTTCACTGGACTGTTTGTGATCGGGTGGTTTCAAGCGAAGAAGCGGCAAGCCGATGCGCATCATTGGTTGATGCTGGGCGGTATGGTGGCCATGTTGTCCTTCTTCATTGCCTATTACCTCTTCCGACAACTCGGTGTCTTGGCCGTGGAGGGCAAGGAAGGCTTCGGCGGCTCGCAAGCGTTGTACGACCATGTGTTCATTCCGGTTCTTGTCGTTCATATCATCTTGGTGATCATCGGCCTCGTCATGGCGATTTACATGATCATTCTCGGGTTCCGTACACAGATGTTTGCCGGAAACCGACGGCAACTGAGCGAATCTCCGCTTGTAACGACGTGGAAACGGATTGGGACGATTATGGGAGCGACGACAATCCTGGTGTTGCTGGCTTTCGGTCTACGGGGTGCCACAGCCGGATTTTCCATGCGAAAGCTGGAGGTGTACTTAGGGTTCTTGATCCTCGTGGCTCTTGTGCTTGGCATTGAAACAACCATTCAACGGATTTGGCCGAACGGCGCACGCCGTCATCGCGCGCTCGGACGCTTTACGATGATCATCTATTGCATCTTGTTCATGACCGGCAGCTTCACCTACACGATGCTCTACATTCTCTATCCGGGGAAGATCGGATGA
- a CDS encoding PCP reductase family protein, with translation MMTCGCGRWMHTEGIEERVGDNGSPQWFVRSECRGCGLRVGIEVPAGESGGLVDRMMWTDEALHRLERMPPYLAGLIRDDVERCLCVGPERVVTYDRLLGPLSGERIEWEPEAERRLENVPSAVRAMARIELERTAAERGTTRITVALMEEVKARYFGMGAAKDVR, from the coding sequence ATGATGACCTGCGGCTGTGGGCGCTGGATGCATACTGAGGGCATTGAGGAGCGGGTCGGCGACAACGGCTCGCCACAATGGTTTGTACGTTCGGAATGCCGGGGTTGTGGTCTGAGGGTCGGGATTGAGGTGCCGGCGGGCGAGTCCGGAGGCCTGGTCGATCGGATGATGTGGACGGACGAGGCGCTCCATCGGTTGGAGCGCATGCCGCCTTACCTGGCGGGGCTGATCCGGGATGACGTCGAGCGATGTTTGTGTGTCGGTCCTGAACGGGTGGTCACCTACGACAGGCTGTTGGGACCACTGAGCGGTGAACGGATTGAATGGGAGCCGGAGGCCGAACGTCGATTGGAAAACGTGCCGTCCGCCGTCCGCGCAATGGCGAGAATCGAGTTGGAACGGACCGCAGCGGAACGGGGGACCACCCGTATCACGGTCGCGCTGATGGAAGAAGTGAAAGCCCGCTACTTTGGAATGGGCGCGGCAAAGGACGTTCGATAA
- a CDS encoding cytochrome ubiquinol oxidase subunit I: MVGSTTSFLRVVMPLFFIGLLTVAGGWVGITPPAAADGGADIYFKTEGVPQGPPAPTPHETVYSRIGSMDSRLLVWFVTQQHTYFGGFVLALPLFCALLEFIGLITKNPSSSLRYDGLARDLAKVALLALSVTAVVGSLMLGLFIWFYPSFMKYMGGTFKDFMPAYAIVFLGESLLLILYYYSWNRMAEPGLKWVHAAIGILTNIFGTALLLLANAWSAFMMAPAGVDSAGRFLGNGWHLLHSALWNPLNVHRFLADIMSGGAVVLAYACYRFFTSKTDGERAYFDWVGYIFLFVTVCALLPMPIAGYWLMRSVYAFSQSMGVTMMGGLLTWLFVVQALLIGALFLGVNYYIWQGMARIKGGERYQPYYQILLGALTLALFVWLTPHTVLMSAGELKAMGGAQHPVVGNYGVMSAKNGAINVLILLTTLSFLYYRRANRTMTVSWVNAGNIVIGLLFAVGFINVIWLSLYGFYLPAKIRVGLSAPQAATTLTVILASVLINRAMLKHAIVHGPVQWGKIPVRGMVGLFGLAAAFTWVMGLMGYIRSSGRLSWHVTDVMADVSPWAFTPDLEFAAKMVTLNMVVFWGAVFALFWMCQRGQREAFGEEFDEEKSPTLAPIPSQEG; the protein is encoded by the coding sequence ATGGTTGGTTCAACGACAAGCTTTCTACGCGTGGTAATGCCGCTGTTCTTCATCGGTCTTCTCACTGTCGCAGGGGGGTGGGTGGGCATAACTCCCCCGGCGGCGGCTGATGGCGGCGCCGATATCTATTTCAAGACGGAGGGTGTGCCGCAAGGGCCGCCGGCTCCGACGCCTCACGAGACGGTCTACTCACGGATCGGTTCGATGGACAGTCGATTGCTGGTGTGGTTTGTGACGCAACAGCACACCTATTTCGGAGGATTCGTTCTCGCGCTGCCCTTGTTCTGCGCCTTGCTCGAATTCATCGGACTCATTACGAAAAATCCTTCCTCGTCGCTCCGGTACGACGGGTTGGCAAGGGACTTGGCCAAGGTCGCGCTCTTGGCCCTGTCGGTTACGGCCGTGGTCGGAAGCCTCATGCTGGGCCTGTTCATCTGGTTCTACCCGAGTTTCATGAAGTACATGGGGGGAACCTTCAAGGATTTCATGCCCGCCTATGCCATTGTCTTCCTCGGCGAATCACTGTTGCTGATTCTCTATTACTACAGTTGGAATCGGATGGCGGAGCCGGGGTTGAAATGGGTCCATGCGGCAATCGGCATTCTGACGAATATATTCGGGACCGCTCTGCTGTTGCTGGCCAATGCCTGGTCCGCATTCATGATGGCACCGGCCGGGGTCGATTCGGCGGGACGGTTCTTGGGCAATGGCTGGCACCTCTTGCATTCCGCATTGTGGAATCCTCTGAATGTCCATCGATTCCTCGCGGACATCATGTCCGGAGGAGCCGTCGTGCTCGCCTACGCGTGCTATCGGTTCTTCACGAGCAAGACCGACGGAGAGCGGGCGTACTTCGATTGGGTCGGCTACATCTTTCTCTTCGTCACCGTCTGCGCCTTGCTTCCCATGCCGATCGCCGGCTACTGGCTGATGCGCTCCGTCTATGCCTTCAGCCAAAGTATGGGCGTAACGATGATGGGCGGGTTGCTCACCTGGTTGTTCGTCGTGCAGGCGCTCCTCATCGGCGCGCTCTTTCTGGGTGTGAACTACTACATCTGGCAGGGCATGGCCCGGATCAAAGGAGGGGAGCGGTATCAGCCCTACTATCAGATTTTGCTCGGTGCGCTGACGCTCGCGCTTTTCGTGTGGTTGACGCCCCATACCGTCTTGATGTCGGCGGGCGAACTCAAGGCTATGGGAGGAGCCCAGCATCCCGTTGTCGGGAATTATGGCGTCATGTCGGCCAAGAACGGTGCGATCAACGTCCTGATTCTTCTTACAACGCTCAGCTTTCTGTACTACCGACGGGCCAATCGTACGATGACCGTTTCCTGGGTCAATGCGGGAAATATCGTGATTGGCCTGCTGTTTGCGGTGGGGTTCATCAATGTGATTTGGCTTTCACTGTACGGCTTCTATCTGCCGGCGAAAATACGCGTTGGTCTATCGGCCCCACAGGCCGCGACGACCCTGACCGTGATTCTTGCGTCCGTGTTGATCAACCGCGCCATGCTCAAGCATGCGATCGTCCATGGACCGGTTCAATGGGGCAAGATTCCGGTCCGCGGCATGGTCGGCCTCTTCGGGCTGGCAGCGGCGTTCACGTGGGTGATGGGCCTCATGGGCTACATCCGTTCATCAGGACGCTTGTCATGGCATGTAACCGACGTGATGGCCGATGTGTCACCGTGGGCGTTCACCCCGGATCTCGAGTTTGCGGCGAAAATGGTCACGCTCAACATGGTGGTGTTTTGGGGGGCCGTGTTTGCCCTGTTCTGGATGTGTCAGCGCGGTCAACGGGAAGCGTTCGGAGAAGAGTTTGACGAAGAGAAATCGCCGACACTGGCTCCCATTCCTTCTCAGGAGGGGTGA
- a CDS encoding DUF3047 domain-containing protein, whose translation METMDYHLAEGKFRMRLMLALLFGGLVIAQGSAVGLGQTLVLEDFQAKDADGFPSNWDHESQRSQSKGRDAYKVQTENGSTYLSAKDAGQRIKKKKIDWDPKAYPVLTWRWRLNKAATGAEPLAAIYASLDTDLLFIPVFTKYVWSATKAEGTLTEGGMFSGSEIVVQSGTKDIGQWFEEKVNVYDDFKRIHQHEPAPKAWGISVIAGPGVEIDFGPMTASVAK comes from the coding sequence ATGGAGACGATGGACTACCATCTGGCAGAAGGGAAGTTCCGCATGAGGTTGATGCTCGCTTTGTTGTTCGGCGGTCTGGTGATCGCGCAGGGTTCCGCCGTCGGGCTCGGCCAGACATTGGTACTGGAGGATTTCCAGGCCAAGGACGCCGACGGGTTCCCCTCGAATTGGGATCATGAAAGCCAGCGGAGCCAGTCCAAAGGTCGCGATGCCTATAAGGTGCAAACGGAAAATGGATCCACTTATTTGTCGGCCAAAGATGCGGGGCAGCGAATTAAGAAGAAGAAAATCGACTGGGATCCCAAGGCGTACCCGGTGCTTACCTGGCGCTGGCGCTTGAATAAGGCTGCAACCGGAGCGGAACCGTTGGCGGCCATTTATGCGTCGTTGGATACGGACCTCCTGTTCATTCCCGTCTTTACGAAGTATGTGTGGAGTGCGACAAAGGCGGAAGGGACGCTGACTGAAGGCGGGATGTTCAGCGGATCGGAGATCGTCGTGCAAAGCGGGACCAAGGATATCGGACAGTGGTTCGAGGAGAAGGTCAATGTGTATGATGATTTTAAGCGGATTCACCAGCATGAACCAGCCCCCAAGGCGTGGGGAATTTCGGTCATCGCAGGTCCAGGGGTCGAAATCGATTTCGGACCAATGACCGCCAGCGTAGCAAAATAG
- a CDS encoding SUMF1/EgtB/PvdO family nonheme iron enzyme encodes MENRGVLIGSIIFVFGSFALMIGMMLWESNKAYKMKELAQSIKTESRPTESAGPTQDYSMYKTRIGDEGREMVHIPEGPFSMGSNDGDPDEAPEHQVFLKGFYLDRKEVTQDEYARFAKMTRRPMPRIEVFEDDQSKLLKPEFAAMSVSWDDAYAYCKWAGKRLPSEAEWEKAGRGEGKRKYPWGEAFVTGRANVDGSEDGYRYLAPPGSFDAGRSPYGLHDMTGNVAEWVADTYDEKYYKKSPYRDPKGPESGDLKVVRGGSWRETEHNTRLSKRFAAKHWRTDITIGIRCASDAEAGGNSSAS; translated from the coding sequence ATGGAAAACAGAGGCGTGCTCATTGGATCGATCATTTTCGTGTTCGGCTCCTTCGCGCTCATGATCGGCATGATGCTCTGGGAGTCGAATAAGGCCTATAAGATGAAAGAACTGGCTCAGTCTATTAAGACTGAAAGTCGGCCGACTGAGAGCGCCGGCCCGACACAGGACTACTCCATGTACAAGACGAGAATCGGTGATGAAGGACGGGAGATGGTGCACATCCCCGAGGGACCGTTTTCCATGGGGAGTAACGATGGAGATCCAGACGAGGCTCCGGAGCACCAGGTGTTCCTGAAGGGATTCTACCTTGATCGCAAGGAGGTCACGCAAGACGAATATGCCCGCTTCGCTAAAATGACAAGACGGCCGATGCCGAGGATCGAAGTGTTCGAAGACGATCAGTCGAAGCTGCTGAAACCAGAGTTCGCCGCGATGAGCGTGTCCTGGGACGACGCCTATGCGTACTGCAAATGGGCAGGGAAACGGTTGCCGAGCGAAGCGGAATGGGAGAAGGCAGGGCGCGGGGAAGGTAAGCGAAAGTATCCATGGGGAGAGGCCTTCGTCACGGGGCGGGCCAATGTGGACGGAAGTGAAGACGGGTATCGGTATTTGGCGCCGCCCGGTTCGTTTGATGCGGGCCGAAGTCCCTATGGTCTGCACGATATGACAGGCAACGTGGCGGAATGGGTCGCCGACACCTATGATGAGAAGTATTACAAGAAATCCCCGTATCGAGATCCCAAGGGGCCAGAAAGCGGAGATTTGAAAGTCGTCCGTGGGGGGTCATGGAGAGAAACCGAACATAATACGAGATTGTCGAAACGCTTCGCCGCCAAACACTGGCGGACCGACATCACGATCGGTATTCGTTGCGCCAGCGATGCCGAGGCCGGAGGAAACTCGTCGGCGTCATAG
- a CDS encoding SUMF1/EgtB/PvdO family nonheme iron enzyme, with amino-acid sequence MLETKFKVAFLLTVIAFAALPIMGILRGTSLTPLEDSSLQTESTPEPLEVDAKEDPIGEDMVAIPAGPFLRGTTDGGFDELPQRTIALDGFKIDRYEVTNYQYQQFVAATGHRKAGPPSRYAKSIGKMRGTNQPVVYVSWDDAGEYCRWKGKRLPTEAEWEKAMRGTDGRLWPWGDREQPNGANWARVNDGYDVSARVGSFSLDKSPYGVMDGAGNVMEWVEDWYAETYYQDSSQQNPRSPEYGTYRVLRGGAYTTTGHDLRITSRSKMVPDFRDETIGFRCAISDQKTAGKNDGTSGKN; translated from the coding sequence ATGCTCGAAACCAAATTCAAGGTCGCCTTCCTGCTCACCGTGATTGCCTTTGCTGCATTGCCCATTATGGGCATTCTTCGCGGGACATCTCTAACGCCGTTAGAAGATTCCTCTCTTCAGACTGAGTCGACTCCTGAGCCGTTGGAGGTCGATGCCAAGGAAGATCCCATCGGCGAAGACATGGTCGCAATTCCCGCCGGGCCGTTCTTGAGAGGAACGACGGACGGGGGATTTGACGAGTTGCCTCAGCGCACGATCGCGCTGGATGGCTTCAAGATCGATCGCTACGAAGTTACAAACTATCAGTACCAGCAGTTCGTGGCGGCCACGGGTCATCGTAAAGCTGGACCGCCTTCGCGTTATGCCAAGAGCATCGGCAAGATGCGCGGGACCAATCAGCCGGTCGTGTACGTCTCCTGGGATGATGCAGGCGAATATTGTCGTTGGAAGGGCAAGCGATTGCCGACTGAAGCGGAATGGGAAAAGGCTATGCGGGGAACCGACGGACGGCTCTGGCCATGGGGCGATCGTGAGCAGCCGAACGGAGCCAACTGGGCAAGGGTGAATGACGGGTATGACGTGTCAGCACGGGTAGGATCCTTCTCCTTGGACAAGAGCCCATATGGGGTCATGGACGGCGCCGGAAACGTGATGGAGTGGGTGGAGGACTGGTATGCGGAGACGTATTACCAAGATTCTTCTCAGCAGAATCCCAGGAGCCCGGAATATGGCACCTATCGTGTCTTGCGAGGGGGGGCCTATACGACCACAGGCCACGACTTGCGTATTACCAGCCGAAGCAAGATGGTGCCGGACTTTCGTGATGAGACTATCGGATTTCGGTGCGCGATTTCGGACCAGAAAACAGCTGGAAAAAATGATGGAACTAGCGGAAAGAATTAA
- a CDS encoding cytochrome ubiquinol oxidase subunit I, which produces MGLATRKKVFSIMALCAMVGLLLFPIVMSLPTPASGEEAPAADGAKKEGDKVEKGRDVYYKTEGIVVGAPAPKTTDGPKDYPRYNFESRVLLWFANQQHLYYGSFVLAVPIFCMVIEFMGVVTKDKALAKRYDQLAYDFIKISLTAYSLTAILGGILIFTFLTLYPAFFGYLSSIFRPVMHIYALMFVAESGTLYIYYYGWDKMKEGFLKWIHLSMSVILNVIGTLLMFLANSWIGFMMSPAGVDEQGRFLGNIWHVIHTALWNPLNVHRILGNMAFGGGVVAAYAAYKFLAAKTEEDRAHYDWMGYIAMALGVAFLIPLPFAGYWLMREVYAYRQQMGITLMGGLLAWLFIIQATMIGILFLSTNYYLWQAMGRMRGAEKYQRYIKYLVFLLAVGFLVFITPHTMVMTPAELKAMGGQQHPVLGNYGVMSAKNGGINVIITTTVLSFVWYMRGNKVSTVSWAKFGNIFMGVFFACAYVNIVWLAIYGYYIPANVRVGLSVPQVATTLSCLFFMFALNSVMMKGAKQMGPIEWGKISARSQYALIMLATAFTWMMGLMGYIRSSVRLFWHVNEIMRDNSPWAYTHTVGFAANMISFNVLFFWISILFVFWLGSLAAKKVPVEAKAGVPGSAPQPAGSH; this is translated from the coding sequence ATGGGTCTTGCAACCCGAAAGAAAGTATTTTCAATCATGGCGCTGTGCGCGATGGTTGGCCTCCTCCTGTTTCCCATCGTCATGTCGCTGCCGACACCGGCATCCGGTGAAGAGGCTCCAGCGGCCGACGGGGCAAAGAAGGAGGGGGACAAGGTCGAGAAGGGACGCGATGTCTACTACAAGACCGAAGGTATTGTGGTCGGCGCTCCGGCACCCAAGACGACAGATGGTCCGAAGGACTATCCGCGGTACAATTTCGAAAGCCGCGTGTTGCTCTGGTTCGCGAATCAGCAACATCTCTACTATGGCAGCTTCGTCTTAGCTGTTCCGATCTTCTGTATGGTCATCGAGTTCATGGGGGTGGTGACGAAGGACAAGGCACTTGCAAAGCGCTACGATCAACTTGCCTATGACTTCATCAAGATCAGTTTGACGGCCTATTCGTTGACGGCGATTTTGGGCGGCATCTTGATCTTCACGTTCTTGACTCTCTATCCGGCATTTTTCGGTTACCTCTCCAGTATCTTCCGTCCTGTCATGCACATCTACGCACTGATGTTCGTGGCCGAGAGTGGAACGCTCTACATTTACTATTATGGCTGGGACAAGATGAAGGAAGGATTTCTCAAGTGGATCCACTTGAGCATGTCCGTCATTCTGAACGTTATCGGCACATTGCTCATGTTCCTGGCCAATTCTTGGATCGGCTTCATGATGTCACCTGCCGGTGTCGACGAACAGGGTCGCTTCCTCGGTAACATCTGGCACGTGATCCATACCGCTCTGTGGAACCCGCTTAACGTGCATCGAATTCTTGGCAACATGGCTTTCGGCGGGGGTGTCGTTGCGGCCTACGCGGCCTATAAGTTCCTGGCTGCCAAAACCGAGGAAGACCGCGCTCACTATGACTGGATGGGTTATATCGCGATGGCCCTCGGCGTGGCGTTCCTGATCCCGCTGCCCTTCGCCGGCTACTGGCTCATGCGCGAAGTGTATGCGTATCGGCAGCAAATGGGCATTACGCTCATGGGCGGCCTGTTGGCGTGGCTGTTCATCATTCAGGCGACCATGATCGGCATTCTATTCCTGAGCACCAACTACTATCTGTGGCAGGCGATGGGTCGGATGCGAGGGGCCGAAAAATATCAGCGATACATCAAGTATCTCGTATTTCTGCTCGCGGTCGGGTTTTTGGTGTTCATCACTCCGCACACGATGGTCATGACGCCCGCGGAGCTTAAAGCGATGGGTGGTCAACAGCATCCCGTGTTGGGTAACTACGGTGTCATGTCGGCGAAAAACGGTGGTATCAATGTCATCATCACCACGACCGTCTTGAGCTTCGTCTGGTACATGCGTGGCAACAAAGTTTCGACGGTTTCCTGGGCGAAGTTCGGCAACATTTTCATGGGCGTGTTCTTCGCGTGTGCGTACGTCAACATCGTTTGGTTGGCGATCTATGGGTACTACATTCCGGCCAACGTGCGCGTCGGCCTGTCGGTACCTCAGGTGGCCACGACGTTGTCCTGTCTGTTCTTCATGTTCGCGCTGAACAGTGTGATGATGAAGGGAGCCAAGCAGATGGGGCCGATCGAGTGGGGCAAGATCTCTGCGCGATCCCAGTACGCGTTGATCATGCTGGCAACCGCGTTCACCTGGATGATGGGACTGATGGGCTACATCCGCTCTTCCGTCCGCCTCTTCTGGCACGTCAACGAGATTATGCGCGATAACTCCCCTTGGGCCTATACACATACGGTGGGTTTTGCCGCCAACATGATTTCGTTCAATGTGCTGTTTTTCTGGATCAGTATCCTCTTCGTCTTTTGGCTCGGTAGCTTGGCGGCGAAGAAGGTACCGGTTGAAGCCAAGGCTGGAGTTCCGGGAAGCGCGCCGCAGCCGGCGGGCAGCCACTAA